One window of uncultured Trichococcus sp. genomic DNA carries:
- the rnmV gene encoding ribonuclease M5, producing MKIEEIIVVEGKDDTKRIKEAVEADTIETNGSAINEETLQLIAHAQATRGVIVFTDPDYPGGKIRATIVERIPDVKHAFLRKQDAQSPKGGSLGIEHASPEIIREALKNVYTQRQAETSDIDRKFLDEWHLVGHADSGHYRELLGDALGIGHTNGKQLLKRLRMFQLEKEAVNAAMTAILKELDKKDSLTAQRQEEENR from the coding sequence ATGAAAATAGAGGAAATCATCGTGGTTGAGGGGAAAGACGATACCAAACGGATCAAGGAAGCGGTGGAGGCTGATACGATCGAAACGAACGGATCGGCAATCAACGAAGAAACGCTGCAGCTGATTGCCCATGCACAAGCCACACGGGGCGTCATCGTCTTCACCGACCCGGATTATCCGGGCGGGAAGATCCGGGCAACGATCGTCGAACGGATTCCCGATGTCAAACATGCATTTTTGCGTAAGCAAGACGCACAATCACCGAAAGGCGGAAGCCTCGGAATCGAGCATGCCTCCCCGGAGATCATAAGGGAAGCACTGAAGAATGTATACACGCAAAGGCAAGCTGAAACGAGCGACATCGACAGGAAATTCCTGGATGAATGGCACTTGGTCGGACATGCCGACTCAGGCCATTACCGGGAATTGCTGGGGGATGCGCTCGGGATCGGACATACAAACGGGAAACAGCTGCTGAAACGCCTGCGCATGTTCCAATTGGAAAAAGAAGCTGTCAACGCAGCGATGACGGCCATTTTGAAAGAACTGGACAAAAAGGATAGCCTGACCGCTCAGCGGCAGGAGGAGGAAAACAGATGA
- the rsmA gene encoding 16S rRNA (adenine(1518)-N(6)/adenine(1519)-N(6))-dimethyltransferase RsmA, with amino-acid sequence MSALEHHKDIATPSRTNAILKKYHLTMKKSLGQNFLVEPNILTKMVAAAGIDKNTNAIEIGPGIGALTERLAREAKKVVAFEVDKRLAPILKTELAEYDNIEIIFQDILQANVPQVIEEHFEPADRLVVAANLPYYITTPIIMNFIETDLPIDTFVMMMQKEVAQRMTAKPGTKAFGSLTIAIDYYTEAEIAFIVPKTVFVPQPNVDSAILKLQRRAEPKVKVTDEKFFFDLVRAGFNQRRKTLWNNLQSRYGKTEEIKAALTAGLEEAGIEPSKRAEALSIEQFADLANALVKYLDVQ; translated from the coding sequence ATGAGTGCATTAGAACACCATAAGGATATAGCGACACCAAGCAGAACGAACGCCATCTTAAAAAAATACCACTTGACCATGAAGAAGAGCTTAGGCCAAAACTTTTTGGTGGAACCGAACATATTGACGAAGATGGTGGCTGCAGCCGGCATCGATAAAAACACCAATGCGATCGAAATCGGGCCTGGTATCGGAGCCTTGACGGAGCGTCTTGCAAGAGAAGCCAAAAAAGTAGTGGCGTTTGAAGTGGATAAACGTCTGGCGCCTATTTTGAAGACGGAACTTGCGGAATACGATAACATCGAAATCATTTTCCAGGATATTCTGCAGGCGAATGTCCCGCAGGTCATCGAAGAACATTTTGAGCCGGCTGACCGCTTGGTGGTTGCGGCGAATCTGCCTTACTACATTACAACACCGATCATCATGAATTTCATAGAGACCGATTTGCCGATCGATACGTTTGTGATGATGATGCAGAAGGAAGTTGCGCAGCGTATGACGGCCAAGCCTGGAACGAAAGCTTTCGGCTCATTGACGATTGCGATCGACTACTATACGGAAGCCGAGATTGCCTTCATCGTTCCGAAAACCGTTTTTGTGCCGCAACCGAATGTCGATTCGGCAATCCTGAAGCTGCAGCGGAGAGCGGAACCTAAAGTGAAGGTCACGGATGAGAAGTTCTTCTTTGATCTGGTCCGTGCCGGTTTCAACCAACGCAGAAAAACGCTCTGGAACAATCTGCAGTCCCGCTACGGCAAAACCGAAGAGATCAAGGCAGCTTTGACAGCGGGACTTGAAGAAGCCGGTATTGAGCCTTCAAAACGGGCAGAAGCCCTGAGCATCGAACAATTTGCGGACCTTGCGAATGCATTGGTCAAATATTTGGATGTTCAATAA
- a CDS encoding TatD family hydrolase — protein MDKLLFDTHTHLNVDAFAEDVDAAIARAHDAGVGRFAVVGFDADTIKKSLELSAKYPDIYSIIGWHPTEAATYTAAVEDSLMVLLEEKKVVAMGEMGLDYHWDTAPHDVQAKVFRRQIAIAKEMELPISIHMRDAIEDTYRILKEEDVRDIGGIMHSFSGDVDYMKRFLDLGMHISISGVVTFKKATEVHEVAKTVPVERLLVETDAPYLAPVPFRGKRNEPAYVRYVAEKIAELRGQTFEQIALQTTKNANKLFGLDDR, from the coding sequence ATGGATAAACTATTATTTGATACACACACGCATCTGAATGTGGACGCTTTTGCGGAAGATGTGGACGCGGCCATCGCAAGGGCCCACGATGCCGGTGTCGGAAGATTTGCGGTCGTGGGCTTTGATGCGGACACAATAAAAAAATCGCTCGAATTGAGCGCAAAATATCCTGATATCTACAGCATCATCGGCTGGCACCCTACTGAAGCAGCGACTTACACTGCGGCAGTGGAAGACAGCCTGATGGTACTGCTTGAAGAAAAAAAGGTTGTTGCCATGGGAGAGATGGGGCTGGATTACCATTGGGACACAGCGCCGCATGATGTCCAAGCGAAAGTGTTCAGGAGGCAAATCGCGATCGCCAAAGAAATGGAATTGCCGATCAGCATCCATATGCGTGATGCTATCGAAGACACCTACCGCATTTTGAAGGAAGAGGATGTGCGCGACATAGGCGGCATCATGCACAGCTTCAGCGGTGACGTGGACTACATGAAGAGGTTTTTGGATTTGGGCATGCACATTTCGATCAGCGGCGTCGTCACCTTCAAAAAGGCGACGGAAGTCCATGAAGTGGCCAAAACCGTACCGGTCGAGAGGCTTCTGGTCGAAACCGATGCGCCTTATCTGGCGCCAGTTCCTTTCCGCGGAAAGCGGAATGAGCCGGCCTATGTACGCTATGTAGCCGAAAAGATTGCTGAATTACGCGGCCAGACATTCGAACAGATCGCGCTGCAGACAACCAAGAACGCAAATAAATTATTTGGGTTGGATGACAGATGA